AGCCAGCGGACCACCTGCACCACGACGGTGAAGGCCGGACTGATCGACAGATTGCTCAACACCGGCGGCAGGGCAGCGATGAGCGCTATGACGACCAGAAAGAACACGATGCCGGCGGCGGTGAGCATCATCGCCGTTCCCCGTAGCTTGACGAAGCCGCGTGTCTCCTCTTCGTCGTAGGCGACGTTGATCGCCTTCATCAGGTTCTGCACTGCCGCTGAGGCCGACCACAGGGCCAGCAACAGAGACACAACGAGCGCGACGGACAGGGCCCCCGAATGCTGACCTGTGATCCGCGAAATCTGGTCGGTCACGACGGTGCGCGCCGATGACGGAATCCCCGAGGAAGCCTGTTGCAGGTTCTTCTGTACCTGCGCCGGCGAGCTGACCAGCCCGTACAACGTGACTGCCGCGACCAGCGTCGGCGGGATCGCCAGGAAGGTGAAGAAGGCGACGCCCGCCGCCAGCAGGCTGATGTTGTCGTCCTTGCCTTCTTTCCAGGCCCGCTTCAGCACCTGGGCCCAGCCCTGCGGCGGGATCTGGGTAGGTTTCTCGGCCCGGCCGCCGGGAGGCAGCCGGTCCAGCTTTAGCGCGCCCATTGCCCACTCCTCTGGCCAAACGTCTTCAAGCCGATGGGTACGCGCCGTTGCGTAACCCACCGACGATCAGGGCCAGTCAGAGCCGGCGCATATCAGGATGAGTGTCGTCGCCGTCAGGCCGCTCGACCTGCTCCGTGCATATTGAGTCGCCCGGCGCTGTCTACGGCGTTCTGCGTGAGGCTGATACCTGGCCAGTGGCGGCCGGGGGATTCCAGATTTCTCGGGTGGAGCGTCGGTGGTCCCGTCGAGCTGCTCGGGCACGCTGTGCCCGTGGGGTGGCCGCCGTTCCGACATCGTCGCATCGCCCTCCTCGGCTGTTCCAGGCGTCCAAACCTGGACAACGGGGGTTCTGCCCACGAGACTTACGCTGTAAACCTCCACTGCCTTACGTCGTAAGCACGCCTGGCGCCGGCGCGGGCTCTCAGCCTTCGGACTGGGCCACCTGCAAGGCGAGGCGCTCGAGCAGGTGCTCGAGGGACTCCTCGAACTCCACCGCGGACTGGTCCTCGGCGAGCGCAACGCGGTGTCGACGGACATGAGGGAACGCCGCCAGGGCATCATCGGGCTCGTCGGCGGTATCCAATAC
Above is a window of Mycobacteriales bacterium DNA encoding:
- a CDS encoding YihY/virulence factor BrkB family protein, whose amino-acid sequence is MGYATARTHRLEDVWPEEWAMGALKLDRLPPGGRAEKPTQIPPQGWAQVLKRAWKEGKDDNISLLAAGVAFFTFLAIPPTLVAAVTLYGLVSSPAQVQKNLQQASSGIPSSARTVVTDQISRITGQHSGALSVALVVSLLLALWSASAAVQNLMKAINVAYDEEETRGFVKLRGTAMMLTAAGIVFFLVVIALIAALPPVLSNLSISPAFTVVVQVVRWLLLLGLVTAALAVLYRTAPDRDAPRLRWVSLGAVAATTVWIVVSVLLSLYASKSGSYGKNFGALAGIAVLLMWLYLTNYAVLLGAEINAESEQQTEADTTRGEPRPIGARDAVKADSVPVPTGGE